A single Anomalospiza imberbis isolate Cuckoo-Finch-1a 21T00152 chromosome 15, ASM3175350v1, whole genome shotgun sequence DNA region contains:
- the LOC137483337 gene encoding protocadherin alpha-2-like: MGERWCAVMRVLVLQAAWALAGGQVRYSVPEEAKAGTVVGRLAQDLGLEAGEAEARRLRLVAPGRRASVEVSGASGALLVSSRLDREELCGKSAPCALRLEVLLERPLRVFHVELEVTDINDNAPIFPAARKNLSIAEFTTLPGSRFPLEGASDADIGANAQLSYTLSPSEHFSLDLQKSNERNIEPELVLVKSLDRETISVHRLVLTATDGGRPSLTGTMELVISVLDINDNAPQFNQSVYKVQLLESAAVGTLVTRVNATDADEGINNEVTYAVTNFIPPSGKDVISINPNTGEIHLTGALDFEEVSIYDFRIEAKDKGMPPLSGHCKVVLEVVDVNDNAPEVWVTSLSVPVPEDASVGTVVALLSVSDRDSGENGRVRCWVWPASPFGLEATFAGSYSLVLREALDRERVSEYEVEVRAEDGGAPALRASRGLRVPVSDVNDNAPAFAQAVYTVLARENNAAGAELARLWARDPDEAGNGRVSYSVWEGGVGGGGAAVSSSSSSSSGVGAGGGWRSASSYVSVDAESGRLWALQPLDYEELQVLQFEVRAVDAGEPPLCGNATVQLFVLDENDNAPALLPPAGSAAEAGAAAAEAAAGAGWGSESGTLWAWAAWGAPAGQVVAKIRAVDADSGYNAWLRYELWEPRGKGPFRVGLYSGEVSTARALDEADGPRQRLLIVVRDHGEPARSATATLSVSLLEAAEAALAAGSSSSSSSSSSSVSRSAVGVELGPGAASAATNVWLVVAICAVSSLFLLAVVLYGASRWAPRAAVLSGPGPTTLVCASEVGSWSYSQRHSRSLCVADGAAKSDLMVFSPNFPPPPPGPAPKVSQPEPSALLDTVSGPAFIPFSAPFHPPP, from the coding sequence ATGGGCGAGCGCTGGTGTGCGGTGATGcgggtgctggtgctgcaggcgGCCTGGGCGCTGGCGGGCGGGCAGGTGCGCTACTCGGTGCCGGAGGAAGCCAAGGCCGGCACGGTGGTGGGCCGTCTGGCGCAGGACCTGGGCCTGGAGGCGGGCGAGGCGGAGGCGCGGCGGCTGCGGCTGGTGgcgccgggccggcgggcgagCGTGGAGGTGAGCGGGGCGAGCGGCGCGCTGCTGGTGAGCTCGCGGCTCGACCGGGAGGAGCTGTGCGGCAAGAGCGCGCCGTGCGCGCTGcgcctggaggtgctgctggagcgGCCGCTGCGCGTCTTCCATGTGGAGCTGGAGGTCACCGACATCAACGACAATGCCCCCATCTTCCCCGCCGCCCGAAAAAACCTCAGCATCGCGGAATTCACCACTCTACCGGGGTCTCGTTTCCCTCTGGAGGGCGCGTCGGATGCGGATATCGGAGCGAACGCGCAGCTCTCCTACACACTCAGccccagcgagcatttctctCTGGATTTACAAAAATCGAATGAGCGAAATATTGAACCTGAACTTGTTTTAGTGAAATCTCTGGATCGCGAGACGATTTCCGTTCACCGCTTGGTGCTGACGGCGACGGACGGGGGCCGGCCGTCACTGACGGGGACAATGGAGCTGGTGATCTCGGTGCTGGACATTAATGACAACGCGCCCCAATTCAACCAGTCGGTGTATaaagtgcagctgctggagagcGCTGCGGTGGGGACGTTGGTGACAAGGGTGAATGCGACAGATGCGGACGAGGGAATTAACAATGAAGTGACCTATGCTGTGACGAACTTCATTCCCCCGAGTGGAAAAGATGTGATTTCCATCAATCCGAATACTGGGGAAATTCACCTCACAGGCGCCCTGGATTTCGAAGAAGTCAGTATATATGACTTTCGTATTGAAGCAAAAGATAAGGGAATGCCCCCGCTGTCGGGTCACTGTAAGGTGGTGCTGGAGGTGGTGGACGTGAACGACAACGCGCCGGAGGTGTGGGTGACGTCGCTGTCGGTGCCGGTGCCGGAGGACGCGTCGGTGGGGACGGTGGTGGCCCTGCTGAGCGTGTCGGACCGGGACTCGGGGGAGAACGGGCGCGTGCGGTGCTGGGTGTGGCCGGCGTCGCCGTTCGGTCTGGAGGCGACGTTCGCGGGCTCGTACTCGCTGGTGCTGCGCGAGGCGCTGGACCGGGAGCGGGTGTCGGAGTACGAGGTGGAGGTGCGTGCGGAGGACGGCGGGGCGCCGGCGCTGCGCGCCAGCCGCGGGCTGCGGGTGCCGGTGTCGGACGTGAACGACAACGCGCCCGCGTTCGCGCAGGCCGTGTACACGGTGCTGGCGCGGGAGAacaacgcggcgggcgcggagctGGCGCGGCTGTGGGCGCGGGACCCGGACGAGGCGGGCAACGGGCGCGTCAGCTACTCGGTGTGGGAGGGCGGCgtgggcggcggcggggccgcggtgtcatcgtcgtcgtcgtcgtcgtcgggGGTCGGCGCGGGCGGCGGGTGGCGGTCGGCGTCGAGCTACGTGTCGGTGGACGCGGAGAGCGGGCGCCTGTGGGCGCTGCAGCCCCTGGACTAcgaggagctgcaggtgctgcagttCGAGGTGCGCGCGGTGGACGCGGGGGAGCCGCCGCTGTGCGGCAACGCCACGGTGCAGCTCTTCGTGCTGGACGAGAACGACAACgcgccggcgctgctgccgcccgcGGGCTCGGCAGCGGAGGCGGGCGCCGCGGCggccgaggcggcggcgggggcgggctggggctCGGAGTCGGGCACGCTGTGGGCGTGGGCGGCGTGGGGGGCGCCGGCGGGGCAGGTGGTGGCGAAGATCCGCGCCGTGGACGCCGACTCGGGCTACAACGCGTGGCTGCGCTACGAGCTGTGGGAGCCGCGGGGCAAGGGCCCGTTCCGCGTGGGGCTCTACAGCGGCGAGGTGAGCACGGCGCGGGCGCTGGACGAGGCGGACGGGCCTCGCCAGAGGCTGCTGATCGTCGTGCGCGACCACGGCGAGCCGGCGCGCTCGGCCACGGCCACGCTCAGCGTGTCGCTGCTCGAGGCCGCCGAGGCGGCGCTGGCCGCGGGAtcctcgtcgtcgtcgtcgtcgtcgtcgtcgtcggtGTCGCGGTCGGCGGTGGGCGTGGAGCTCGGCCCCGGCGCGGCGAGCGCGGCGACCAACGTGTGGCTGGTGGTGGCCATCTGCGCGGTGTCGAGCCTGTTCCTGCTGGCCGTGGTGCTGTACGGGGCGTCGCGCTGGGCGCCGCGGGCGGCCGTGCTCTCGGGGCCCGGGCCCACGACGCTCGTGTGCGCCAGCGAAGTGGGCAGCTGGTCGTACTCGCAGCGCCACAGCCGCAGCCTGTGCGTGGCGGACGGCGCGGCCAAGAGCGACCTCATGGTTTTCAGCCCCAACTTccctccgccgccgcccggccccgcgcccaaGGTCTCGCAGCCGGAGCCCTCCGCTCTCCTCGACACGGTCAGTGGTCCTGCCTTCATTCCCTTCTCTGCACCTTTTCATCCGCCCCCTTGA